From the genome of Denticeps clupeoides chromosome 4, fDenClu1.1, whole genome shotgun sequence, one region includes:
- the tlr3 gene encoding toll-like receptor 3 isoform X1, giving the protein MNLFICLALLVAGSSFASKKQRCEFKDCTADCSHMSLNAVPDNLPKNITGFNLAHNRLRSLDPSALSLYPALQVLDVGYNSIQSLASLDGGLCSSLPLLRNLVMQHNVLHLLEEKDLQHCANLTHLNLAGNRLKPRGEPFTALQRLMWLDVSKNALTSVKLGTRPQLQNLVSLSFSGNALESILMDDLLYLSSSSLEVLKLSSLPNLKKIEPGCFKPIQGIKVLIMDDSKLSPQLTSLLCEELSGTAVQNLSLRNTGQVSLSTKTFEGLNATKLRTLNLADNKISQIEDGSFQWTPQLEALSLEGNNIKHLRQGTFTRLSNLRWLSLCHALVKTHTAPSPVIDDFVFEPLSRLEDLCMRYTAMRGITAFTFSGLVSLKSLDLSWSSTGIKNINNQTFASLAGSPLETLNLTYMAITYLSPGAFSSFGNLTTLLLAGNFISQLLTGSELEGLQKLEKLDFSFNHQKLSLTTSSFIHVPTLKALLLGSALTGSLDMEPSPFHPLVNLTWLDLSNNNIANINDRLLEGLNQLQKLKLEHNNLARLWKDANPGGPVLFLRGLSRLTVLNMDNNGLDEIPRNGLQGLHNLQQLNLSANVLNNLRDSIFADLSSLRQMWMQKNLVTSVTKGVFKPALANLTQLHLERNPYDCTCDSILWFVEWLNHTNASVPGLYENYICNTPPAYNNRSIMDFDPLSCKDMTPFQALYVLSSTVVLTMLVTAFLIHFQGWRIEFYWSVMVSRTLGLRDEHVEEGRYEYDGYVIHAARDGGWVERQLLPLEDEGIGFFLEDRDVVPGCSQLQSIVENMGKSRKIVFVITERLMQDPWCRRFKAHHALHQIIEDSRDSVVLILLQDIQDFHLHSSLLLRRGMVKPSCVLDWPVHKERIPAFQQKLRLALAASNRVE; this is encoded by the exons ATGAATCTGTTCATCTGCTTGGCGCTACTAGTTGCAGGATCCAGCTTTGCCTCTAAGAAGCAACGTTGTGAGTTCAAGGACTGCACCGCAGACTGCAGCCATATGAGTCTGAATGCCGTTCCCGATAACCTGCCAAAGAACATAACCGGCTTCAACCTGGCACACAACCGGCTGAGGTCTCTGGACCCCTCCGCGTTGTCGCTCTACCCAGCCCTGCAAGTGCTGGATGTGGGATACAACAGCATCCAGAGCTTGGCGTCTCTGGATGGCGGACTCTGCTCATCGCTGCCGCTGCTGAGGAACCTGGTCATGCAGCACAACGTACTGCACCTGCTGGAGGAGAAGGATCTGCAGCACTGCGCCAACCTGACTCATCTCAACCTCGCCGGCAACCGGCTGAAGCCCAGGGGTGAACCCTTCACCGCCCTTCAG AGGCTGATGTGGCTGGACGTGTCTAAAAACGCTTTGACCTCTGTGAAACTGGGGACCCGACCGCAGCTACAGAACCTTGTGAGCCTTTCTTTCTCGGGGAACGCTTTAGAAAGCATTTTAATGGACGACTTATTGTACCTAAGCAGTTCTTCACTAGAGGTCCTCAAGCTTTCTTCATTGCCAAATTTGAAAAAG ATTGAACCTGGCTGCTTTAAACCCATCCAAGGGATAAAAGTGCTTATAATGGATGACAGTAAGCTCAGTCCTCAGCTCACATCTTTACTGTGTGAGGAGCTGTCTGGAACAGCAGTCCAAAATCTGTCCCTTCGAAACACCGGGCAGGTCAGTCTCAGCACAAAAACATTTGAGGGACTCAACGCAACCAAGCTCAGGACGCTAAATCTGGCTGATAATAAAATATCTCAGATTGAGGATGGGTCCTTCCAGTGGACACCTCAACTGGAGGCCCTTTCTCTTGAAGGCAACAACATAAAACACCTGAGACAAGGGACATTTACTCGACTGAGCAACCTGAGGTGGCTCAGTTTGTGTCACGCTCTGGTTAAGACTCATACTGCTCCCAGTCCTGTGATCGATGATTTCGTCTTCGAACCACTGTCCAGACTGGAGGATCTGTGCATGCGGTACACTGCCATGAGGGGGATCACAGCATTCACATTCTCTGGCCTTGTTAGTCTGAAGAGTCTGGACCTGAGTTGGAGCAGCACTGGGATTAAAAATATCAACAACCAGACATTTGCCTCGCTGGCTGGGTCGCCTCTTGAAACACTTAACCTGACGTATATGGCTATCACATATCTGAGCCCTGGTGCATTCAGCAGTTTTGGCAACCTTACTACTCTTCTGTTGGCTGGGAACTTCATTTCTCAGCTTCTGACAGGATCTGAGTTGGAGGGACTGCAGAAGTTGGAGAAACTGGATTTTTCCTTCAACCATCAGAAGTTATCGCTCACAACATCTTCCTTCATCCATGTGCCCACTCTGAAGGCCCTGTTGCTGGGCAGTGCACTAACCGGCAGTCTGGACATGGAGCCGTCACCTTTTCATCCCCTTGTCAACTTGACCTGGTTGGACctcagcaacaacaacattgcAAATATCAATGACCGACTACTAGAGGGACTAAACCAGCTCCAAAAGCTGAAGCTGGAGCACAACAACTTGGCACGTCTGTGGAAGGACGCCAACCCTGGTGGTCCTGTGCTTTTCCTCAGAGGCCTAAGTAGACTAACAGTCCTAAACATGGACAACAACGGTCTGGATGAGATTCCACGGAATGGTTTACAGGGCCTCCACAACCTTCAGCAGTTAAACCTCAGTGCAAATGTCCTGAATAATCTCAGGGATTCCATATTTGCTGACCTTAGCTCTTTGCGGCAGATGTGGATGCAAAAGAACCTGGTGACCTCGGTAACGAAGGGGGTGTTCAAGCCAGCCCTAGCAAACCTTACTCAGCTTCATTTGGAGCGAAACCCGTATGACTGCACCTGTGATAGCATCCTGTGGTTCGTCGAGTGGCTCAATCACACCAACGCCAGCGTGCCGGGACTTTACGAGAACTACATCTGTAACACCCCACCAGCCTACAACAACCGCTCGATCATGGACTTTGACCCGCTCTCTTGCAAGGACATGACACCCTTCCAGGCCCTCTATGTGCTCAGTAGCACAGTGGTCCTGACCATGCTGGTGACCGCCTTCCTTATACACTTCCAGGGCTGGAGGATTGAGTTCTACTGGAGTGTCATGGTCAGCCGGACCCTAGGCTTGAGGGACGAGCACGTGGAGGAAGGGAGGTATGAGTATGATGGCTACGTCATCCACGCTGCTCGGGACGGAGGCTGGGTAGAGCGTCAGTTGCTTCCTTTGGAGGATGAAGGGATTGGGTTCTTCTTAGAGGATCGGGACGTTGTGCCAGGGTGTTCACAACTTCAAAGCATTGTGGAAAACATGGGAAAGTCTCGAAAAATTGTGTTCGTCATCACAGAGCGTCTTATGCAAGATCCATGGTGCAGAAG GTTCAAGGCCCATCATGCGCTGCACCAGATCATCGAGGACAGTCGAGACTCTGTGGTGTTGATCCTGCTGCAGGACATCCAAGACTTCCATCTGCACAGCTCGCTGCTGCTTCGGCGCGGCATGGTAAAGCCAAGCTGCGTGCTGGACTGGCCTGTTCATAAGGAGCGCATCCCTGCCTTCCAGCAGAAGCTGCGCTTGGCACTGGCAGCCAGCAACAGAGTGGAGTAG
- the tlr3 gene encoding toll-like receptor 3 isoform X2 gives MWLDVSKNALTSVKLGTRPQLQNLVSLSFSGNALESILMDDLLYLSSSSLEVLKLSSLPNLKKIEPGCFKPIQGIKVLIMDDSKLSPQLTSLLCEELSGTAVQNLSLRNTGQVSLSTKTFEGLNATKLRTLNLADNKISQIEDGSFQWTPQLEALSLEGNNIKHLRQGTFTRLSNLRWLSLCHALVKTHTAPSPVIDDFVFEPLSRLEDLCMRYTAMRGITAFTFSGLVSLKSLDLSWSSTGIKNINNQTFASLAGSPLETLNLTYMAITYLSPGAFSSFGNLTTLLLAGNFISQLLTGSELEGLQKLEKLDFSFNHQKLSLTTSSFIHVPTLKALLLGSALTGSLDMEPSPFHPLVNLTWLDLSNNNIANINDRLLEGLNQLQKLKLEHNNLARLWKDANPGGPVLFLRGLSRLTVLNMDNNGLDEIPRNGLQGLHNLQQLNLSANVLNNLRDSIFADLSSLRQMWMQKNLVTSVTKGVFKPALANLTQLHLERNPYDCTCDSILWFVEWLNHTNASVPGLYENYICNTPPAYNNRSIMDFDPLSCKDMTPFQALYVLSSTVVLTMLVTAFLIHFQGWRIEFYWSVMVSRTLGLRDEHVEEGRYEYDGYVIHAARDGGWVERQLLPLEDEGIGFFLEDRDVVPGCSQLQSIVENMGKSRKIVFVITERLMQDPWCRRFKAHHALHQIIEDSRDSVVLILLQDIQDFHLHSSLLLRRGMVKPSCVLDWPVHKERIPAFQQKLRLALAASNRVE, from the exons ATGTGGCTGGACGTGTCTAAAAACGCTTTGACCTCTGTGAAACTGGGGACCCGACCGCAGCTACAGAACCTTGTGAGCCTTTCTTTCTCGGGGAACGCTTTAGAAAGCATTTTAATGGACGACTTATTGTACCTAAGCAGTTCTTCACTAGAGGTCCTCAAGCTTTCTTCATTGCCAAATTTGAAAAAG ATTGAACCTGGCTGCTTTAAACCCATCCAAGGGATAAAAGTGCTTATAATGGATGACAGTAAGCTCAGTCCTCAGCTCACATCTTTACTGTGTGAGGAGCTGTCTGGAACAGCAGTCCAAAATCTGTCCCTTCGAAACACCGGGCAGGTCAGTCTCAGCACAAAAACATTTGAGGGACTCAACGCAACCAAGCTCAGGACGCTAAATCTGGCTGATAATAAAATATCTCAGATTGAGGATGGGTCCTTCCAGTGGACACCTCAACTGGAGGCCCTTTCTCTTGAAGGCAACAACATAAAACACCTGAGACAAGGGACATTTACTCGACTGAGCAACCTGAGGTGGCTCAGTTTGTGTCACGCTCTGGTTAAGACTCATACTGCTCCCAGTCCTGTGATCGATGATTTCGTCTTCGAACCACTGTCCAGACTGGAGGATCTGTGCATGCGGTACACTGCCATGAGGGGGATCACAGCATTCACATTCTCTGGCCTTGTTAGTCTGAAGAGTCTGGACCTGAGTTGGAGCAGCACTGGGATTAAAAATATCAACAACCAGACATTTGCCTCGCTGGCTGGGTCGCCTCTTGAAACACTTAACCTGACGTATATGGCTATCACATATCTGAGCCCTGGTGCATTCAGCAGTTTTGGCAACCTTACTACTCTTCTGTTGGCTGGGAACTTCATTTCTCAGCTTCTGACAGGATCTGAGTTGGAGGGACTGCAGAAGTTGGAGAAACTGGATTTTTCCTTCAACCATCAGAAGTTATCGCTCACAACATCTTCCTTCATCCATGTGCCCACTCTGAAGGCCCTGTTGCTGGGCAGTGCACTAACCGGCAGTCTGGACATGGAGCCGTCACCTTTTCATCCCCTTGTCAACTTGACCTGGTTGGACctcagcaacaacaacattgcAAATATCAATGACCGACTACTAGAGGGACTAAACCAGCTCCAAAAGCTGAAGCTGGAGCACAACAACTTGGCACGTCTGTGGAAGGACGCCAACCCTGGTGGTCCTGTGCTTTTCCTCAGAGGCCTAAGTAGACTAACAGTCCTAAACATGGACAACAACGGTCTGGATGAGATTCCACGGAATGGTTTACAGGGCCTCCACAACCTTCAGCAGTTAAACCTCAGTGCAAATGTCCTGAATAATCTCAGGGATTCCATATTTGCTGACCTTAGCTCTTTGCGGCAGATGTGGATGCAAAAGAACCTGGTGACCTCGGTAACGAAGGGGGTGTTCAAGCCAGCCCTAGCAAACCTTACTCAGCTTCATTTGGAGCGAAACCCGTATGACTGCACCTGTGATAGCATCCTGTGGTTCGTCGAGTGGCTCAATCACACCAACGCCAGCGTGCCGGGACTTTACGAGAACTACATCTGTAACACCCCACCAGCCTACAACAACCGCTCGATCATGGACTTTGACCCGCTCTCTTGCAAGGACATGACACCCTTCCAGGCCCTCTATGTGCTCAGTAGCACAGTGGTCCTGACCATGCTGGTGACCGCCTTCCTTATACACTTCCAGGGCTGGAGGATTGAGTTCTACTGGAGTGTCATGGTCAGCCGGACCCTAGGCTTGAGGGACGAGCACGTGGAGGAAGGGAGGTATGAGTATGATGGCTACGTCATCCACGCTGCTCGGGACGGAGGCTGGGTAGAGCGTCAGTTGCTTCCTTTGGAGGATGAAGGGATTGGGTTCTTCTTAGAGGATCGGGACGTTGTGCCAGGGTGTTCACAACTTCAAAGCATTGTGGAAAACATGGGAAAGTCTCGAAAAATTGTGTTCGTCATCACAGAGCGTCTTATGCAAGATCCATGGTGCAGAAG GTTCAAGGCCCATCATGCGCTGCACCAGATCATCGAGGACAGTCGAGACTCTGTGGTGTTGATCCTGCTGCAGGACATCCAAGACTTCCATCTGCACAGCTCGCTGCTGCTTCGGCGCGGCATGGTAAAGCCAAGCTGCGTGCTGGACTGGCCTGTTCATAAGGAGCGCATCCCTGCCTTCCAGCAGAAGCTGCGCTTGGCACTGGCAGCCAGCAACAGAGTGGAGTAG